Proteins encoded in a region of the Streptococcus sanguinis genome:
- the hisH gene encoding imidazole glycerol phosphate synthase subunit HisH has protein sequence MMIVIDYDAGNTANVLRALAQVGVAARLSANPQEILAADGLILPGVGAFPAAMQELERRGLVSVIQQAVADGKPLLGICLGMQLLLESGLENGQSSGLGLIPGVCRRIPDQASLPVPHMGWNDLEVQQSSALTAGLEGQSVYFVHSYYTDVPEEYLDVTADYGRPIPAMIHRGSVFGCQFHPEKSGAVGLGILEKFKEYVYENTARY, from the coding sequence ATGATGATTGTCATTGACTATGACGCGGGAAATACTGCCAATGTCCTCCGCGCTCTGGCTCAGGTCGGTGTAGCAGCACGCCTGTCAGCTAATCCGCAGGAAATTTTAGCTGCCGATGGCTTGATTTTACCAGGTGTCGGTGCTTTTCCTGCGGCTATGCAGGAGTTGGAAAGGCGAGGGCTGGTCTCCGTTATCCAGCAGGCTGTGGCTGATGGCAAGCCTCTCTTGGGCATTTGCTTAGGCATGCAGCTCCTGCTGGAGTCTGGATTGGAGAATGGTCAAAGTTCTGGACTGGGCTTGATTCCCGGTGTTTGCCGTAGGATTCCGGACCAGGCTAGTCTGCCTGTGCCTCACATGGGCTGGAATGATTTAGAGGTCCAGCAGTCGTCTGCTTTGACAGCTGGTCTAGAGGGCCAGTCAGTCTATTTTGTCCACAGCTACTATACAGATGTTCCGGAGGAGTACTTGGATGTGACGGCTGATTATGGGCGACCAATCCCAGCTATGATTCACCGAGGGTCGGTTTTTGGCTGCCAGTTTCACCCAGAAAAGTCTGGTGCTGTCGGTCTCGGTATCCTAGAGAAGTTTAAGGAGTATGTCTATGAAAATACTGCCCGCTATTGA
- the hisC gene encoding histidinol-phosphate transaminase, whose amino-acid sequence MVKLKGLRQINPYVAGEQPNEPDMIKLNTNENAYGPSPKVAEALQNFDAQDLRKYSSLDQAELCQALATNLGVSPDQLIIGNGSDDILSMAFLAFFNSGESVLFPDLTYGFYKVWADLYHVPFREIPLTADFEVHPSDYFGDNGGIILANPNAPTGMYLPLDQLEEILASNQDVVVVVDEAYIHFGGQSALSLLDTYPNLFITRTFSKDAALAGLRVGYGIGHPDLIAVMKAVKDSINPYSVDMLAERLALAAVEDWDYYLETGRAIQETRDWFAGELAALDFQVLPSQTNFVLAQPTRISAAELFQQLEQRRIYVRYFPKAERIKDFLRISIGQREEMEKVLAAIKEICSS is encoded by the coding sequence ATGGTTAAGCTAAAAGGTCTCAGGCAGATCAACCCCTATGTAGCGGGGGAGCAGCCCAATGAGCCAGACATGATTAAGCTCAATACCAATGAAAATGCTTATGGGCCAAGTCCTAAGGTGGCAGAGGCCCTGCAGAACTTTGATGCCCAGGACTTGCGCAAGTATTCCAGTTTGGATCAGGCGGAGCTCTGTCAGGCTTTGGCGACAAACTTGGGTGTATCACCCGACCAGCTTATTATTGGTAACGGCAGCGACGACATCTTGTCCATGGCTTTCCTGGCTTTCTTTAACAGCGGCGAGTCGGTCTTATTTCCGGATTTGACCTATGGTTTTTACAAGGTCTGGGCGGACCTCTACCACGTGCCTTTTCGAGAAATCCCTCTGACAGCTGATTTTGAGGTCCATCCCTCCGACTATTTTGGAGACAATGGCGGCATTATCCTAGCCAATCCCAATGCTCCGACGGGGATGTATCTACCACTTGATCAGTTGGAGGAAATTCTGGCGTCCAATCAGGATGTGGTAGTGGTGGTGGATGAGGCCTATATTCACTTTGGCGGTCAATCTGCCCTGTCTCTGCTAGACACCTATCCCAACCTCTTTATCACACGGACCTTTTCCAAGGATGCGGCCTTGGCTGGTCTGCGGGTGGGCTACGGCATCGGCCATCCAGACTTAATAGCTGTCATGAAAGCTGTCAAGGACTCCATCAATCCTTACTCAGTGGATATGTTAGCAGAGCGCTTAGCCCTTGCTGCGGTGGAAGATTGGGATTATTATCTCGAGACCGGCAGAGCCATTCAAGAGACCCGAGATTGGTTTGCTGGGGAATTGGCTGCGCTGGATTTCCAAGTCCTGCCTAGTCAGACCAACTTTGTCCTAGCCCAGCCTACTAGAATTTCTGCAGCAGAGCTTTTCCAGCAGCTAGAACAGCGTCGGATTTATGTGCGGTATTTTCCAAAAGCAGAGCGAATCAAAGACTTTCTGCGCATCTCTATCGGACAGCGAGAAGAGATGGAAAAAGTCCTGGCAGCCATCAAGGAAATTTGCAGCAGCTGA
- the hisF gene encoding imidazole glycerol phosphate synthase subunit HisF: MLKKRIIPCLDVKDGRVVKGINFVNLTDVGDPVDAAKAYYEAGCDELVFLDITATHEERDTTVEMVRRVAEQVFIPFTVGGGIRTVEDMKRMLQAGADKVAVNSSALANPQLLADCAEKFGSQCVVLAVDAKKEADGSWHVYLAGGRKDSGRDLLDWVQEAVGLGAGEILLTSMDKDGTKSGFDLPMLEAVSQVVSVPIIASGGAGSSQHILEVFEKTAATGALAASIFHYGQVSIAETKKAMLEAGLEVRI; encoded by the coding sequence ATGCTGAAAAAACGAATCATTCCCTGTCTGGATGTCAAGGACGGCCGGGTGGTCAAGGGTATCAACTTTGTCAATCTGACTGATGTGGGCGATCCAGTTGATGCGGCCAAGGCCTACTATGAAGCCGGCTGCGATGAGTTGGTCTTTCTGGACATTACAGCCACCCACGAGGAGCGGGACACGACGGTCGAGATGGTCCGGCGCGTGGCGGAGCAGGTTTTCATTCCCTTTACCGTTGGGGGCGGCATTCGTACGGTTGAGGACATGAAGCGGATGTTACAGGCTGGGGCGGATAAGGTTGCGGTTAATTCATCAGCACTGGCAAATCCTCAGCTTTTAGCTGACTGCGCTGAGAAATTCGGCAGCCAATGTGTGGTGCTGGCTGTGGATGCTAAGAAAGAAGCGGATGGTAGCTGGCATGTCTATCTGGCTGGCGGCCGCAAGGACAGCGGTCGCGACCTGTTAGATTGGGTTCAAGAAGCTGTCGGTCTCGGAGCGGGGGAAATTCTTTTGACCAGTATGGATAAGGATGGGACCAAGTCTGGTTTTGACTTGCCAATGCTGGAAGCCGTCTCTCAAGTGGTTTCCGTTCCTATCATCGCCTCTGGTGGTGCTGGCAGTAGCCAGCATATCCTAGAAGTTTTTGAAAAGACTGCAGCGACGGGTGCCTTGGCAGCCTCGATTTTCCATTATGGTCAGGTCTCCATCGCTGAAACCAAAAAAGCCATGCTGGAAGCTGGATTGGAGGTGCGCATCTGA
- the hisD gene encoding histidinol dehydrogenase yields the protein MTIIKRLSGSNEEISRILYEEQLQLSQQNLDVEEAVAEIIERVKQDGDQALRDYTMLFDKVEVTDFEIGQELIDKAFEEIDPEVLAALKNAQANIESYHRQQLETGFEDSPSEGVIRGQLIRPIERVGTYVPGGTAAYPSSVLMNVIPAKIAGVKEIIMITPPQEHFTPAILVAAKLAGVDRIFQIGGAQGVAALAYGTESIPKVDKITGPGNIFVATAKKMVYGVVGIDMIAGPSEIGVIADRSASPVYVAADLLSQAEHDKLARAILVTDSEELADQVEAELDRQLKELPREEIARASIENNGRIILAPSKEAMFELMNQVAPEHLEIAMDNAYSYLDQVENAGSVFLGHYTSEPIGDYYAGANHVLPTTSTSRFSSALGVYDFIKRIQYTQYSRAAVGAADKDITSLAYAEGLQGHAKAIEARRQEK from the coding sequence ATGACAATTATCAAACGTTTAAGCGGAAGTAACGAAGAAATTTCACGGATTTTATACGAAGAGCAGCTGCAGCTCAGTCAGCAAAACTTAGATGTGGAAGAAGCGGTGGCTGAGATTATTGAAAGAGTCAAACAAGACGGTGACCAAGCTTTAAGAGACTATACCATGCTTTTTGACAAGGTTGAGGTGACAGACTTTGAAATTGGGCAGGAGCTAATTGACAAGGCCTTTGAGGAGATTGACCCAGAGGTCTTGGCTGCCCTGAAAAATGCCCAAGCTAATATTGAATCTTACCACCGCCAGCAGTTGGAGACTGGTTTTGAGGATAGTCCCAGTGAGGGAGTTATCCGTGGTCAGTTGATTCGGCCGATTGAGCGGGTCGGCACCTATGTACCAGGCGGCACCGCAGCCTATCCTTCCTCCGTCCTCATGAATGTTATCCCAGCCAAGATTGCCGGTGTCAAAGAAATCATCATGATTACACCACCCCAGGAGCATTTTACTCCAGCGATTTTGGTTGCAGCCAAGCTGGCTGGTGTCGATCGGATTTTCCAAATTGGCGGAGCCCAAGGTGTAGCAGCTCTGGCTTATGGAACTGAGAGCATTCCCAAGGTGGATAAGATAACTGGACCGGGCAATATCTTTGTGGCTACGGCTAAGAAGATGGTCTATGGTGTCGTGGGAATTGACATGATTGCCGGTCCTTCGGAGATTGGGGTCATTGCGGATCGTTCAGCCAGTCCAGTCTATGTGGCTGCTGACCTTCTGTCGCAAGCTGAGCACGACAAGCTAGCTCGGGCTATTCTGGTGACCGACTCGGAGGAGCTGGCAGACCAAGTCGAAGCAGAGCTGGACAGACAGCTCAAAGAGCTACCGCGGGAGGAAATCGCGCGTGCTTCGATTGAGAACAACGGCCGCATCATCCTTGCGCCTTCTAAGGAAGCCATGTTTGAGCTTATGAATCAGGTGGCACCTGAGCATTTGGAGATTGCCATGGATAATGCTTACAGCTATCTGGATCAGGTTGAAAATGCCGGATCTGTCTTTCTGGGGCATTATACCAGTGAGCCAATTGGTGACTACTATGCGGGAGCTAATCACGTTTTACCGACAACCAGCACCAGCCGCTTTTCATCAGCTCTGGGAGTCTATGACTTTATCAAGCGCATCCAGTACACCCAGTACAGCCGTGCTGCTGTAGGAGCGGCTGACAAGGATATTACCAGTCTGGCCTATGCAGAAGGCCTGCAGGGACATGCCAAGGCCATCGAAGCCCGCAGACAGGAGAAATAG
- a CDS encoding ATP phosphoribosyltransferase regulatory subunit, translated as MNKITLPIGMHDKLFKRARVTYEIERDISDFLMAQGFNRIDTPTLEHFEVFSDHVEPHHYHLFDKKGELLVLRPDVTSQIGRVIASTRVHTPTKFSYSGKVFHYQEELRGLANELSQAGIEIIGYPVRDAVLEAIKTAKQSLDLAQVKSYQFEFSHAAILQTILESLALDSQEEAQLLDYIRKKNRTGIFEFTQTRSSEFDDFLQELPYLFGPSQQVLARAREIVDNERILTSLDDVEQVLQSLSGLLDQTTMDLGQVATMPYYTGLTFKVFGDRVPDAFLSGGRYDQLFKRFGAAELTAIGWSLDIDSVYQAIHDDLPDEGRKEGDAR; from the coding sequence ATGAATAAAATCACCCTTCCGATTGGCATGCATGACAAGCTTTTCAAGAGGGCGCGTGTGACTTACGAGATTGAGCGGGACATCAGTGATTTTCTGATGGCTCAGGGCTTCAATCGGATTGACACACCGACTTTGGAGCACTTCGAGGTCTTCAGTGACCATGTGGAGCCCCATCATTATCATCTTTTCGATAAAAAAGGCGAGCTACTAGTGCTACGGCCAGATGTGACCAGCCAGATTGGTCGGGTTATTGCTTCGACAAGGGTGCATACGCCGACCAAGTTTTCCTATTCGGGCAAGGTCTTTCACTATCAAGAAGAGCTGCGCGGTCTTGCCAACGAGCTCAGTCAAGCAGGTATTGAGATTATCGGCTATCCAGTTCGCGATGCGGTGCTTGAGGCTATCAAGACAGCCAAACAGTCGCTGGATTTGGCGCAGGTTAAGTCTTATCAGTTCGAGTTTTCCCATGCAGCAATCCTGCAGACAATTCTAGAGAGTCTGGCCTTGGATTCGCAGGAGGAGGCCCAGCTGCTAGATTATATTCGCAAGAAAAATAGGACGGGGATCTTTGAATTTACCCAGACCAGATCGAGTGAATTTGATGATTTTTTGCAGGAGCTGCCCTATTTGTTTGGTCCTAGCCAACAGGTTTTAGCTAGGGCTAGAGAGATAGTTGACAACGAGCGGATATTGACATCTTTAGATGATGTGGAGCAAGTTTTGCAGAGCCTATCAGGCTTGCTGGATCAGACAACTATGGACTTGGGACAGGTGGCGACCATGCCTTACTATACCGGCCTGACCTTCAAGGTCTTTGGCGACCGAGTACCAGATGCCTTTCTATCTGGTGGGCGCTATGACCAGCTTTTCAAGCGCTTCGGGGCAGCAGAGCTGACAGCTATCGGCTGGTCCCTTGACATTGACAGTGTCTATCAGGCCATTCATGATGACCTGCCGGACGAGGGCAGAAAGGAAGGTGATGCCAGATGA
- the hisB gene encoding imidazoleglycerol-phosphate dehydratase HisB yields MRQAEIKRKTQETDIELAVNLDQQEPVAIETGVGFFDHMLTLFARHSRISLTVKAEGDLWVDSHHTVEDVGIVLGQALRQALGDKAGINRYGTSFVPMDETLGMASLDLSGRSYLVFEADFDNPKLGNFDTELVEEFFQALAFNLQMNLHLKILHGKNSHHKAESLFKATGRALREAITINPEIHGVNSTKGLL; encoded by the coding sequence ATGAGACAAGCTGAAATCAAGCGTAAAACACAGGAGACCGATATTGAACTGGCTGTCAATCTTGATCAACAGGAGCCGGTAGCTATCGAGACCGGTGTCGGATTCTTTGACCACATGCTGACCCTTTTTGCCCGCCACAGTCGGATTTCTCTGACGGTCAAGGCCGAAGGCGATCTTTGGGTGGACAGCCACCATACGGTTGAGGATGTAGGCATCGTGCTGGGCCAGGCTCTGCGTCAGGCTTTGGGAGACAAGGCAGGTATCAACCGCTACGGCACTAGCTTTGTGCCCATGGACGAAACGCTAGGCATGGCCAGTCTGGATCTATCTGGTCGCTCCTATCTGGTCTTTGAGGCGGATTTTGACAATCCCAAGCTTGGGAATTTTGACACCGAGCTGGTGGAGGAATTTTTCCAAGCCCTAGCCTTTAATCTGCAGATGAATCTGCACCTGAAAATCCTTCATGGCAAGAACAGCCACCACAAGGCGGAAAGCCTCTTTAAAGCGACTGGACGAGCTCTGCGGGAGGCTATTACGATCAATCCAGAGATTCATGGAGTCAACTCCACCAAGGGCTTACTCTAG
- the hisI gene encoding phosphoribosyl-AMP cyclohydrolase, with translation MTEVKLDFQKQGGLVPAIILDHTSKEVLMLAYLNEEAYQLTRTSGQMWYWSRSRQELWHKGATSGHYQTVKKITADCDLDTLLIEVDQLGAACHTGAKSCFFHKIWDEEDSKTD, from the coding sequence ATGACAGAAGTAAAGTTAGATTTTCAAAAGCAAGGTGGTCTCGTACCTGCCATTATCTTAGACCACACCAGCAAAGAAGTCCTCATGCTAGCCTATCTCAATGAAGAAGCCTACCAGCTGACACGCACCAGCGGTCAGATGTGGTACTGGAGCCGGTCACGTCAGGAGCTTTGGCATAAGGGAGCCACCAGTGGCCACTACCAGACTGTCAAAAAAATCACAGCTGACTGCGACCTAGATACCCTGCTGATCGAGGTAGACCAGCTGGGAGCAGCCTGCCATACCGGTGCCAAATCCTGCTTTTTCCATAAAATTTGGGATGAGGAAGACAGCAAAACTGACTAA
- the hisA gene encoding 1-(5-phosphoribosyl)-5-[(5-phosphoribosylamino)methylideneamino]imidazole-4-carboxamide isomerase — MKILPAIDIKDGQAVRLFKGDFSQKTVVNPDVLEQARVFKEAGVTMIHVVDLDGALEGRAANRDLIAQIKAETGLAIQVGGGIRSLDQIEDYLAVGIDRVIIGSMAVKNPDFVKEALERFGSSKIVIGIDAKEGLVATEGWLETSNQDYISLALAMEKIGVRLFVYTDVDRDGTLTGPNIQHYQKLLASLKHAQVIASGGIQSAEDLEELKKLGLAGAIVGKAYYSGRVSLDQIKEAERG; from the coding sequence ATGAAAATACTGCCCGCTATTGATATCAAAGACGGCCAGGCCGTCCGCCTTTTTAAAGGGGATTTTAGCCAGAAGACGGTGGTCAATCCCGATGTCTTGGAGCAAGCTCGAGTTTTCAAAGAAGCTGGGGTTACCATGATTCATGTGGTTGACTTGGACGGAGCCTTAGAAGGTCGGGCGGCCAATCGAGATTTGATTGCCCAGATTAAAGCGGAGACTGGTCTAGCCATCCAAGTCGGGGGCGGCATTCGCAGTCTGGATCAGATTGAAGATTACTTAGCAGTTGGCATTGACCGTGTCATCATCGGCTCTATGGCTGTTAAGAATCCTGATTTTGTTAAGGAAGCGCTGGAGCGCTTTGGAAGCAGCAAAATCGTGATTGGCATTGATGCGAAAGAGGGTCTAGTTGCGACTGAGGGTTGGCTGGAAACTAGCAATCAGGACTATATCAGCCTAGCATTGGCCATGGAAAAAATCGGCGTTCGCCTCTTCGTCTATACAGATGTGGACCGAGACGGGACTCTGACTGGCCCTAATATCCAGCATTATCAAAAATTGCTGGCGTCCCTCAAGCATGCTCAAGTCATTGCCTCTGGCGGCATTCAGTCAGCAGAGGATTTGGAAGAGCTGAAAAAGCTGGGCTTGGCTGGTGCCATTGTTGGCAAGGCCTATTACAGTGGACGAGTCAGCCTAGATCAGATCAAGGAAGCAGAAAGGGGCTAG
- the hisG gene encoding ATP phosphoribosyltransferase, whose amino-acid sequence MSQITIALTKGRIEEDTVKLLTKAGFDMSFMADKGRSLIFESPDSRFRFLLVKGPDVTTYVRHGVADLGIVGKDILFEHPTGYLELLDLNFGLCKFSLASVPSYDPHDHKRKRIATKYPTVATDYFNQKGEDVEIISIQGSVEISPVLGLADAIVDIVETGHTLSANGLLVFEDICRVSARLIANQASLKNNPDIMPFVAKIESLVGRREVAFK is encoded by the coding sequence ATGAGTCAGATTACCATTGCCCTGACCAAGGGGCGGATTGAGGAAGATACGGTCAAGCTCCTGACCAAGGCTGGCTTTGATATGTCCTTCATGGCAGACAAGGGGCGCAGTTTGATTTTTGAAAGTCCAGACAGTCGCTTTCGCTTTCTTTTGGTCAAAGGGCCTGACGTGACGACCTATGTACGCCATGGAGTCGCTGATTTGGGCATTGTCGGCAAGGATATTCTCTTTGAGCATCCGACCGGCTATCTGGAGCTGCTGGATCTGAACTTTGGCCTTTGTAAATTCTCACTGGCCTCGGTACCCAGCTATGACCCTCATGATCACAAGCGCAAGCGGATTGCGACCAAGTACCCGACTGTGGCAACTGATTATTTTAATCAAAAGGGGGAAGATGTGGAAATCATCTCCATTCAAGGCAGCGTGGAGATTTCACCGGTGCTGGGTCTGGCGGATGCCATTGTCGATATTGTGGAGACGGGGCATACCCTGTCAGCTAACGGCCTGCTGGTTTTTGAAGACATTTGTCGGGTGTCAGCCCGGCTCATTGCTAATCAGGCTTCCCTGAAAAATAACCCTGATATCATGCCTTTTGTGGCAAAGATTGAATCCCTAGTAGGAAGAAGAGAGGTGGCTTTTAAATGA